The Flavobacterium sp. IMCC34852 genome contains the following window.
CAGCTATCGGTGCCGCAAGTCCCATTATTTTTGCATCCTTTTGGCGCACCGCCATCGGAAGTTGAACAACTTGTACAAGCCATAATTTGGAGATCTGTATGTTGGGCATCTTATTTTTCAAACAAGACTACTTATCATAAACGTTAAAAGTGTAAAGATAGTATTTTTTAAAGTTTTTAAAATTCTTTCGGATAATATTTGATTTTGTTTTTTTATAAGATAATTTATCTATTTTCGCCTTTCTAATAAAATAAATTATATCCTAATGAAAAAATTAAGCTTATTCTCTTTGGCAATTTTGTCAAGTTTTGCGATTTCATGTTCCTCTGATGATAGTCCGACTACTTCCGGAGATATCTTAGGCAAATGGTATTTTAAAGAGTACAAAGTACAAGGACAGACTATTCCTTATGATGACCATGAAGAATGTGGTAGAGATTATATTCAATTCAATGCAGATGGCTCAGGAGCCAATGTAGATGTTTGGAATTGTGAGTTGGACATCGCCCCTTTTACATATACTAAATCAGGCAACAATCTTTCGATTACTTCTGATGGCGTAACTGATATTGTTCCAATAACTGAGCTTTCAGCAACAACTTTAAAAGTAAAAACGATTTCTGATTTTGATGATGACGGTGATGATGAAACAGTTGTTATAGTTTTAACAAAAAACTAAAAAATAAAAACCGAGTTTTAGACTACCCCAAATAGCATCTAACTATTTGGGGTATTTTTATGTTACTATCTTGAATAATTTATCGGATAAACGGATGCGGAAAGGCACTTCGAAAGTAACTTTATCGCCTGTTTTGGCTAGAGTGCTTGCTTGGCCGTTGACCATCATTTTTTCTAAAACCAATTCTTGGTTTCCGGTGGTTGGTCCGCTGATTAAAATTTTATCACCAAGGTTCAATTCGTGGTTTTCCATCAAGAATAAACCTATGCCCGCTTTAGTATAGTAATGTTCGGCTTTGGCTACTAACACTTTTTTGATCTTGATTTTTTGACGAATGTCTTTAGTTTCTTGCGCTTTCGCCAAAGGAACATTCGGTAAGTCACCTGAATGTTTGAAACGCAAATTCTCGGAACGGCCTTTGCGGAAGATTTTGTTGCCTACTTGTTTCCCGCGGCGTAATTTTACTTGTTCGGCTAATGGAAGGTGTGTGGTTTCTAAGCATTCGGTAGAGCAACAATTTTCCATCAAAGCCATACAATCATCACATTGAATAAATAACAAATGACAACCGTCGTTGGCGCAATTGGTGTGATTGTCACAAGGTTTGCCGCATTGGTGACATTGTGAAACGATATCGTCGGTGATTCTTTCCCCTAATCTGTTATCAAACACAAAGTTTTTCCCGATGAATTTGCTCTCGAGGTTTTGCTCTTTAATTTGACGCGCATAATTGATGATGCCGCCTT
Protein-coding sequences here:
- the trhO gene encoding oxygen-dependent tRNA uridine(34) hydroxylase TrhO, with product MQLYNTLSAEERAELIDQAGQQRLTLSFYAYAKIEDPKKFRDELFIAWNALDALGRIYVAHEGINAQMSVPAENFEAFRDTLEAYDFMQGIRLNVAVEHDDHSFLKLTIKVRHKIVADGLNDDTFDVTNKGVHLGAAEFNQILDDPNTIVVDFRNHYESEVGHFKNAITPDVETFRESLPIINEQLKDFKEDKNLVMYCTGGIRCEKASAYFKHQGFKNVFQLEGGIINYARQIKEQNLESKFIGKNFVFDNRLGERITDDIVSQCHQCGKPCDNHTNCANDGCHLLFIQCDDCMALMENCCSTECLETTHLPLAEQVKLRRGKQVGNKIFRKGRSENLRFKHSGDLPNVPLAKAQETKDIRQKIKIKKVLVAKAEHYYTKAGIGLFLMENHELNLGDKILISGPTTGNQELVLEKMMVNGQASTLAKTGDKVTFEVPFRIRLSDKLFKIVT
- a CDS encoding lipocalin family protein, with the translated sequence MKKLSLFSLAILSSFAISCSSDDSPTTSGDILGKWYFKEYKVQGQTIPYDDHEECGRDYIQFNADGSGANVDVWNCELDIAPFTYTKSGNNLSITSDGVTDIVPITELSATTLKVKTISDFDDDGDDETVVIVLTKN